One genomic segment of Nitrospirota bacterium includes these proteins:
- a CDS encoding peptidoglycan DD-metalloendopeptidase family protein: MQDVPRLAAPQIRSIEDLRGRSSSDPEAIKAVAREMESLFAYEMIKAMREASGQPGEAGLGKDTYMSMFDMELSKIFAQRGLGLQDMFVKQLTATAAKAGQGNVTRTTGARSAEKEPSLTAEIRAILPDDSSRRLSSAYGMRQDPFTGDQKFHHGVDIAAPAGTDIHPVRPGKVVFSGEQPGYGNVVIIDHGDGFSSKYAHNKENTVAVGDSVDRGSIIARVGSTGRATGPHVHFEVQYKGEKVPP, encoded by the coding sequence ATGCAGGACGTTCCACGCCTTGCAGCACCTCAGATCCGTTCCATCGAGGATCTCAGGGGCAGGAGCAGCAGCGACCCCGAGGCGATCAAGGCCGTGGCCCGAGAGATGGAGTCCCTCTTCGCCTATGAAATGATCAAGGCAATGCGGGAGGCTTCGGGCCAGCCTGGCGAGGCCGGTCTCGGCAAGGACACGTACATGAGTATGTTCGACATGGAACTCTCGAAGATCTTTGCCCAACGCGGGCTCGGCCTCCAGGACATGTTCGTGAAGCAGCTGACCGCAACCGCCGCAAAAGCCGGCCAGGGGAATGTGACTCGAACAACGGGGGCCAGGTCTGCTGAAAAAGAGCCCTCGCTCACAGCAGAGATCAGGGCGATTTTGCCTGATGATAGTTCCCGCCGGCTTAGTTCGGCCTACGGCATGCGCCAGGACCCGTTTACGGGCGACCAGAAATTCCACCATGGCGTTGACATTGCTGCACCGGCGGGCACCGATATTCATCCCGTCAGACCCGGCAAGGTGGTATTCAGCGGTGAGCAACCGGGATACGGCAACGTCGTTATCATCGATCACGGGGACGGGTTTAGCTCCAAGTATGCGCATAATAAGGAAAATACGGTAGCTGTCGGTGATTCGGTTGACCGGGGATCGATCATTGCCCGCGTGGGCAGCACCGGCAGGGCAACCGGTCCCCACGTCCATTTCGAGGTGCAGTACAAGGGAGAAAAGGTACCACCA
- a CDS encoding flagellar basal body P-ring protein FlgI: MAILDSAQGNRRTEAGHMPGQPAAPGLVPTFLSVICALSAVLLFSSVTSAERIKDIASFEGMRENQLIGYGLVAGLDGTGDKGNQTLQTMVNMLQRMGVTIKESDIKAKNTAAVMVTASLPPFPKPGVRIDALVATIGDAKSLQGGALLMTPLKGPDGKVYGLAQGPLSVGGFLGGGGGTTVQKNHTTAGKVPEGVTIESEPRFSLGSGDAIRLFLHNPDFTTASSVTARINEKLNDANAAVTMDPATIKVKIPQEFQNKVVEFIASLEAVDVAVDTPARVVINERTGTVVIGENVRIAPVALAHGSLTIEIKTDYKVSQPPPMAPEKASTVVVPEKTVNVKEQPGSLFTVSGATLGEVVRALNALGVTPRDLISILQALKAAGALRAQVEII; this comes from the coding sequence ATGGCCATTCTAGATTCGGCACAGGGAAATCGGAGAACGGAAGCCGGGCACATGCCCGGGCAGCCAGCGGCGCCCGGTCTTGTTCCGACTTTTTTGTCCGTCATCTGTGCTCTGTCCGCCGTCCTCTTGTTCTCATCAGTCACCTCCGCCGAACGCATCAAGGACATCGCGAGCTTCGAGGGAATGCGCGAAAACCAGCTCATCGGCTACGGCCTCGTTGCGGGGCTGGACGGCACCGGCGACAAGGGCAACCAGACGCTGCAGACCATGGTGAACATGCTCCAGCGCATGGGCGTGACCATCAAGGAGTCCGACATCAAGGCCAAGAACACTGCGGCGGTCATGGTGACCGCCTCGCTGCCGCCGTTCCCCAAGCCCGGCGTGCGCATCGACGCGCTTGTTGCCACGATCGGCGATGCCAAGAGCCTCCAGGGAGGGGCGCTGCTGATGACGCCGCTCAAGGGACCCGACGGGAAGGTGTACGGACTCGCGCAGGGCCCCCTCTCGGTCGGCGGCTTCCTCGGCGGCGGTGGTGGCACAACGGTCCAGAAGAACCATACAACGGCAGGTAAAGTGCCTGAAGGCGTGACGATCGAAAGCGAGCCCCGGTTCTCGCTGGGAAGCGGCGATGCAATCAGGCTGTTCCTGCACAACCCGGACTTTACCACGGCGAGCAGCGTGACTGCCAGGATCAATGAGAAGCTGAACGATGCCAATGCGGCTGTGACCATGGATCCTGCAACAATCAAAGTCAAGATCCCGCAGGAGTTCCAGAACAAGGTGGTCGAGTTCATCGCGTCGCTCGAAGCTGTTGACGTGGCGGTGGACACGCCGGCGCGGGTGGTGATCAACGAGCGGACCGGCACCGTGGTGATCGGCGAAAACGTCAGGATCGCTCCGGTGGCGCTCGCCCACGGGAGCCTGACCATCGAGATCAAGACGGATTACAAGGTCTCCCAGCCACCGCCCATGGCGCCGGAGAAGGCTTCCACGGTGGTGGTTCCGGAAAAAACCGTGAACGTGAAGGAGCAGCCGGGATCGTTGTTCACCGTATCGGGGGCCACCTTGGGAGAGGTCGTGCGTGCGCTGAACGCCCTGGGCGTCACCCCGCGTGACCTGATCTCGATCCTCCAGGCGCTCAAGGCCGCAGGTGCGCTGCGCGCCCAGGTGGAGATCATCTGA